A segment of the Triticum urartu cultivar G1812 chromosome 1, Tu2.1, whole genome shotgun sequence genome:
ATACTCATGCAGTTCTGCCTATCAGGCTAATTTTTGGGGCCATGAAGTGTCGCCGACTGCTGTCTTCACATGGTCATCAAGGGCACCGCTACGCCGTCGCTTCTTCACCTGGCTTGCAATTCAAGGTAGATGCTGGACGGCGGACCGGCTGGCCCGACATGGCCTTGATCACCATGACGCTTGCCCTTTATGCGCCCAGCATGAGGAGACCATTAGGCATATTCTGCTGAACTGCATCATGGCTAGGGAGCTTTTGGACTGTTGTCTGTGTGGCTCTGGACAAGCCAGATTGGGTACCGACAAGCGAAACAACATTGGTGGAGTGGTATGCGGAGAAGAACGGCACGAGCCAGAGCATGAAGAAAATGAGGACGACCATCCTCCTTGTCCTATGGGAGCTATGGAAGCACTGGAACGCCATCGTTTTTTATGGAGCCACACCATCCTTGCGAGTCTTGTTGCAAACCATTGAGAAGGAAGGTAGGGCTTGGAAGGATGCGGGACTTATAAAGGGAGACATGGAAACTCTCTTTAGGGCTGTGGCTAGGTGGGGAGAGTATGAGAGAGTAGAAGTGTAGTTTTTTACCTTTGCGGTGTAGTTGGGTTTCATGTAATGTAACTTCATGTAACACCCAACGTGGAGGGCCTCTCCCCCTTTCCCTTCTTTAATATATAGTGCGCATGCTCTGCACATTTGAGAAAAACAATGGTTGCACCGGCCTTTCAAAGGACCATGATGTAAAAAGAATGATCTTCAGGGCAGTGCCCCTAATTCTACTTTCATTGAAAAAGAAACAAGCCCGTGATGTAAAATGAAACGACATATGGTAATTGTTCGCTACTAGGCAGTGCTTACTTTCCATTGTCTATAAGGATTTTAAAATTGCTGGGACAATTTTTCTATTGTTTTTAGATGTTTAGAGTTGTTTCAGACCTTAGATAAGAAGTGACTACTTCTACCGAAAGATAAACTTTCTTTTCATATTTACCATGACATGTGCTGAGACCACCAGTTGATATACAGTAAGCTCGGCAAAGAGCTAATTAAAGTTTGATCATGTGACATTTTACAAAATTGCTTTTTTCTTGCCAAAACAACAACAAGCATCTGGACGGGTTCTTTCGCCGCACCTCTACCCGCTAGCAGTGCAAATTTCTAGCACAACCTCAAACCCAAGTTTCTACCCTAATCAAATTTGAACCTTTGTGAAGGAAGCACATCATACAAGAAAATCGTACAATACAAAGAATCCCTCAAACACACATGCAATGTCGTAAACATCAAAGATGGCAATGCCATTTTATTGTTGTGTTTCTTCAAATTCCCATGTTTATTATAAAAAATGACGTTGAGTTTGTTTTTCATAGGTCCACAGTAAAAAAAAGAGCTTAAATTTAAAATTTGACATGATTGTAATGTTGCACtttatttttttagaaaatgtgTCGATTATTCTGCCTTTTTCCTATCTAATACCCCATAATCGGAAAAAAAGGGGGGAAAAGAGATAGAAACACCGAAACACGCACGTGTTCAATCTCATCACACGACTACCCGGAGAACGGACGGACACGATTGAAGCTTATGACAACCAACCCGACTCGACTTGTTCAGGCTTCTTCGGCCCCGTTCCTTTCCTTTCCCACGCCCCCACCAACCCAATCCTCGCGTCGCGTCCCCTAAACCCTAACTCGCCGCGAGGGGAAAGCGCCGCAAGCCATGGCGACGGCGGCGCCGGGGCAGCTCAACCTCGACGACTACCCGTCGTGGGGCTCCCGCGGCGTCGACTGCTTCGAGAAGCTCGAGCAGATCGGCGAGGGCACATACGGGTACGCGCCTATCGACCCCTCAATCCCAATCCCCCAATCCCGCGAAACGCATATCCGTCGGTCTGATTCGGCTGCCTCGTCTTTGTTGTTGCCAGGCAAGTGTTCATGGCCAAGGAGACGGAGACCAAGGAGATTGTCGCGCTCAAGAAGATCCGCATGGACAACGAGCGCGAGGGCGTAAGTATCCCGCCGCGTCTTCCTTTTTTTTCCTTCCCTAAATGATGTTCTTGGCTCTGAGGCTTTCTATTCTTGATTCGGCGCAGTTCCCTATCACGGCCATCCGCGAGATCAAAATCCTCAAGAAGCTGCACCACCAGAACGTCATCCAGCTCAAGGAGATCGTCACATCCCCAGGTTCGACTAATCATCCCACGAATCAGAAGGACATCATGTTTGGTTGTTAACTGCCTGCGTCCAGAGGACTAATGGATTGGATTGATTCTTGCAGGGCCGGACAGAGACGAGCAGGGGAAGCAAAGTATGGTTCTCTTCTAAGAACGATATTAGTGTTTCTGATTCTTCTTCTCTCAAAAAACTAAAATGAATGGTCCGTTGCCTAGTTTTGCCATTTGACCTGTCGTGTTGTTGTTCCATAGTCGATGGCAACAAGTACAAAGGGAGCATTTACATGGTCTTTGAGTACATGGACCATGACTTGACTGGGTTGGCTGATAAGCCTGGGATGCGCTTCACCATTCCACAGATTAAGGTAAAACCATCCATAAGTGTATGATGATGGTACTGGTTGCTAGTACAAGTGTGGTTCCTGACATAATGTCATGTACCAGTGCTACATGAAGCAACTCCTCACGGGCCTTCACTATTGCCATATCAATCAAGTTCTGCATCGTGATATTAAAGGTATCTATGGCAGACAATTTGCATGAATTTGGATGTTATGTTGTGACAGTGACTTTGTTGTTTTTATGCTAACCATGTATCAAAATTTACTCCTGCAGGATCTAACCTCTTGATAGACAATGAGGGTAACTTAAAACTGGCTGATTTTGGCCTAGCAAGATCATTTTCGAGTGATCATAACGCAAACCTCACTAACCGTGTGATCACTCTGTGGTACAGGTATTGCAGTGTTATCCTTTCGGCTTGCAAGTTATCTAGTGCAGTGTTTGTAATTGGATCTTGCTGACTCttttgttgggttaatgatttCAGACCTCCAGAGTTGCTGCTAGGAAGCACAAAATATGGGCCAGCGGTGGACATGTGGTCGGTGGGTTGTATTTTTGCAGAGCTTCTCAATGGAAAGCCAATACTGCCTGGAAAGAATGAGGTATGGTTTCTAATGGTGTTGGACAGATTATTTTTATCAATTGCTTATTTGATGTGATGAGTTTTGTTATTATCATAATTCCTATTAGCTGTCAAATACTTAATGTTATGACTATGAAGAGACTTGGAATATCTTTAATTTATTATCCATTAAATATGACTATGGAGAGACTTGGAATATACTTATTATCAATTGAATATCTTCAATTCATTTAGTTCTCAAACCTAAATAGTGTAAGAATCATTTTTTATAATTATGAAAGACTGGGAATATATATCATAATGTGAAGCTGGAGCATTGAGGTAAAGAGAAACTAGCAGCCATTTGCATGTGTAACACACCTGGGGAGTACTAGAGATTGTACAATGTTGCAAGCTTATCCATATCTATCTGACGGCAAgtagttcaaaaaagcgctaggcgttaattgtgcgttttgccaccgccttgcgctttactgaccaaagcgcatacttatgcgcagttatgcacagattaagcgtagttatgcacaatgcgttttgccaacgcctagagcccaggtgcgcttaagcgctcgcttaggcgcgccttttttaactatgacGGCAACACATCCTACTATTTTTGTACTACTTGGAGAATATATGTCATGATGTGAAGCTAGAGCATCTAGGTAAAGATAAACTAGCAGCCATGTGTAACACACCTGGGGAAAACTAGAGATTGTACAATGTTGCAAAATTATCCATATCTATCTGACGGCAACACATCCTACTATTTTTCTACTACTCGGGGAATATCTCCTATAGACTGTACACTGTTGGATATATATCCTACAACAAATCGTACTTAGGGAATATCTAGCCATGTGAAGCTAGACATTTCAACTTGGTTATGGAAGGAAAAACACATCCTACTATGTTTGTACTCCTGTTATGTGAAAATGTTGCTCTTGTTAGTTCGAACACTCTTACAAAATTCTCCATATCTACAAATAATCTTTAGCTATACATTTAAAGTTGGTTACAGTAGGGAAACAAATTCCATTCTTGTAGTAGCCCTGTTATGTGAAAAAAGAAGTGCACCAATCTCGTTGTAGATGTTTTGGAAGTTAGGGAATGCTTCTCTACTTTGCAAGAGAAACCTGAAATTAACTCCTCTGTCCTCATTCATCTTTACTCTTAATTTCTTCAAAATGTGCGTGGTTCTCTTCGTGGTTATAAAAATATAGTTGCTCCCTGTCTAGCCCAGCAGTTCTTTACTTTGAGGCACTTCCAGTCAGTATCTGGAATCACCTAGCACTAAAGTGTATTTGTTCCAAGCTTGAACTTGTAGTCTACTGCAATCACGAGTAATCCGCTTGTCTCTGATATTTTGTGCAGCCAGACCAACTGACCAAAATATTCGAGCTTTGTGGTACCCCTGACGAATTGATTTGGCCGGGTGTGACAAAAATGCCATGGTATAATAATTTGAAGCCTCCCCGCCAATTGAAGAGGCATGTTAAGGATGCTTTTAAACAGTAAGTACTATGTATTATACTCGTACTTCTCTTTTCATCTTTTGTACTTGAAGCTTGCTCAGTTGCCCTTTCGGAAGAGTGTTTGCTTACCATGTGTGGTTCTAGTTTTGATTTTCATGCTCTGGATCTGCTGGAGAGGATGTTAACATTGGACCCGTCAAAGGTATAGTTGCTTCTTGTTTGCTTACGTTTATATGCTTTGATATGCGAAGTGTTTGTGAGCCTGGCTTTTTTGTTCATGTTTTCGTAACTGCCAATTCTTTTTATTATTCAACCATAATTTGACATGACTTGCACTCTCCAGAGGATATCTGCAAATGAAGCTCTTGACTCTGAATATTTCTGGACTGATCCCCTACCATGTGATCCTAAAAGGTGATGCTCGTAGGCCTTTTCCGTTCCCTGACTCGTGGCTTGCCATAATCATCCTAAGTTCTATTAAGACATACCCCACTATGATTAATTAATTGATGTCCATTTCCTTTTGTGTTTGCTGATGCAGCTTGCCAAAGTATGAGGCTTCACATGAATATCAGACAAAGAAAAGACGTCAACAGCAGCGGCAAGCTGATGATGCTGCTGCAAAGCGGCAAAAGACGCATCATCCTCAGCCTCCTCATGCCCGTTTGCCCCCAATCCAGCAATCAGGCCATCAAATAAGGCCAGCCCAGCCTACCAACAACCCGCATCCACCAATGGCATCTGGGTCAAATCATCACTATGGAAAGCCCCGAGGGCCAGGAGGGCCAAACAGGTACCCACCGGGCGGGAACCAAGGTGGTGGAGGGTATCCGAACCGTGGAGGGCAAGGTGGCGGCTATGGGAGTGGCCCTTACCCCCCTCAACAAGGTCGAGGGCCTCCTCCGTACCCTGGCGGTGGCCCAAGGGGTGGCGGCAGCAGCGGTGGCTATGGTGGTGCTCCAAACTTTCCACAAGCCGGTCCTTATGGTCCTGGCGGCGGCCCAGGCCGGGGGCCAAATTATCCCCCACAAGCTGGCTCTCGAAACCAGCAGCAGCAGTATGGAAACTGGCAATAGTATGTAGCATCTCAACAATACCATGTCATGTAGATTTctttttccttttcaagaaggcCATGGCATGTAGGAATTGCCCATGATAAGTGGAAACCTATGCGCTGATACTTGTATTTCAAGTTTAATTTAACTGATGTGCCTTTTGCTGGGCTTGATATGATAAGCTAATTTAAAGTTTTAGCTTGGTCCTACTAAATTAGTTTCATTAGATTCATCATAAAATATATTAGTTTCATGATTAGAATTTGTTTATACACTTAAAAGAAGCTTATTTGGGGACATACTTCAATTAATTTGAAATGGAGAGAATGTAGTAGTGCGTCGTCACTGGATTTTTTATCTTACACAAACAAGTAGAGTAAAAAGAATAATCTTTATACACAAATTTGAATTCCAGGATTAATAGGTCGAAATATTGTCGAGGTTCAGGTTTGCCTCGCCGCTGGACCTTTGTCCTTGCCCGTCTTCTTCGGCTGGTGCCCGTCGATGTCCTTGCGCTGGTAATAGTGCGGCGCGATCTCCAGCAGCCACTCCGGCTTGAGCTCCGTCACCTGCCGCATGTACTCCTTGCTGGTCAGCACCAGCTCGTGGTACACCACCCACGCCGGCGGCACATCCGCCATCCCGGAGCTCGGGTGCACGAACACCGTCTGCCGGCTCTTGACGGCACGGTACGACCCGTCCTTCTGCCGCCGCGCGGCGTTGCGGAAGTATCCCGCCGTGACCGCCTTCCTTATC
Coding sequences within it:
- the LOC125516305 gene encoding cyclin-dependent kinase C-2-like, whose amino-acid sequence is MATAAPGQLNLDDYPSWGSRGVDCFEKLEQIGEGTYGQVFMAKETETKEIVALKKIRMDNEREGFPITAIREIKILKKLHHQNVIQLKEIVTSPGPDRDEQGKQIDGNKYKGSIYMVFEYMDHDLTGLADKPGMRFTIPQIKCYMKQLLTGLHYCHINQVLHRDIKGSNLLIDNEGNLKLADFGLARSFSSDHNANLTNRVITLWYRPPELLLGSTKYGPAVDMWSVGCIFAELLNGKPILPGKNEPDQLTKIFELCGTPDELIWPGVTKMPWYNNLKPPRQLKRHVKDAFKHFDFHALDLLERMLTLDPSKRISANEALDSEYFWTDPLPCDPKSLPKYEASHEYQTKKRRQQQRQADDAAAKRQKTHHPQPPHARLPPIQQSGHQIRPAQPTNNPHPPMASGSNHHYGKPRGPGGPNRYPPGGNQGGGGYPNRGGQGGGYGSGPYPPQQGRGPPPYPGGGPRGGGSSGGYGGAPNFPQAGPYGPGGGPGRGPNYPPQAGSRNQQQQYGNWQ